The DNA window TTACTACGAACAACTTTGACAGATAGCTCATGGGTTTCAATTTTCATTTGAAACAAAGTGAAAAGCATATTgttctttataacttcagtccAAACAAAACCGAGTCGAAATAGATTAAGATATTGCTAAAGATAGTTGCCCATCCTAGCTAACGCTTCTCCCTACCCCAGCCAGCAcggaaaaaaaaggagaaagggGTTATTCATAACAAAGTGAGACCGCTTGCCCCTTATCCAAAAGGACAGCTACCTATTGCTATCTTTTTCTGGGAACTGGTTGCATTATGAAACTACCCATATACAGATTTAGCTCTGCAAATAATTACACAGCTATATCACCATCAAGAAATAAAGATCATTTGCCTTTATTGGTTGCAGATGCAGGAATTCTTACTCGGATTAGTCCACACACTCCTGGAACAATGCCAAGTCCTGCTAAGGGAGCCATACAAGTTGGCTGGCTAATTTCTGACTGAATAATAAGGCAACAAGTTGTCTGTTTCTGAACAACAGCTAGAACCATTACCAAAGGCCAACTAAGACGTGACGAAAATTCTTCAGGTGCTTATgacacaataattttttttaaagatatataACAAAGTAAATTATTGCACTTGTCCAGGAAAACTCTAAGCTGCTAGTACTTCAGTCCTATTGACCTCACgttttaattatcatcaataaccCCTTCCGTACCAAAAGAAATGGATTACATTAGCTTTAGCTAATAATGCAACCACTAGTTTGTTAATTGATGCATAATTAGAACGCAACAGAGGATGAGTTTGGTACAGCTAATTGCATCTACAtccgattttttttttcactaacTAGTAACTAACAAGGCAAATCCCACTTGCCACTGACCTAATCAAAGAATACGGTTTGGTTTAAAAAACAATAGTGTCCTTTGATTCTGATTCTTCTCTTTTACTTCTTGTTCTTTGTGCTGCTCCATCTTGTGGTTCCTAAGGGAACGGGTCACATTATACTCTACCCTTTTGAAGGATATATTCACCCAACTTGCTCAACCCCACTACACTTTTCTTCCATCTTATAAGGAGCTTCTATCATGATCTCTCTCACACACCGCACCTTGACTTGAAGTAACCTTTTGAGAGAAAAAGTCCATCTATTCCCTTCCATCATCGTTTCGATTTATACAACCTTCTCTCAAATTCAGTCACAGGCatatttcttttaagttttagCCTGCCATTCACCCGAGCTTGTCGATAAATCCTCTGTTTTCAATAGTTGCATTTGGATTTTCATCAAATGGCATCCCATTCTCTCAGTTCTTCACGTAGCTCTAACTCCTCCTGGACACCTAAGCAAAACAAAATGTTCGAGAAGGCTCTGGCTAAATATGACCAGGACACTCCTGACCGCTGGATTAATATTGCTAAAGCTGTGGGTGGAAAGTCAGCTGAGGAAGTCAAGCAGCACTATGAGATCCTAGTCAGGGATGTCAAAGAGATCGAGTCTGGACGGTACCCTTATCCATATCCAAGTGGGAGCAGCAACTAAAGCAGTGAGTTATCAGCTTACCGTATCCAAAGGGTAATGTGCTAGTGACTTTGTACCACTCAGTACCCAACCTaataaataatcagctaatatcCAAAACCATTTTATATGATCATTCACAGCTCCATTCAGTTGTCAATATTTGCAAGTTATCCATGAACACTTTCAGATAACCAAGAAACAGAAGATCATTTCATAAGcatgaatttggcattcctaacAATGCAACTTTCTTTGGTTTTTGTGATAAATAAGCAAATGCTTATACGTCTGTGTTTAAAGAAATAGTTATCCAGGAAGTATATCCTAGCTCCTCCACGGCCCCACAAGAACTCTTAAATCAGACAATGTCATTCCCtaagtccttaaacattaaatagCTGAAGTCACCTTGTGGGTCCGTAGAACATAATCCAGAAAAAGTGGGGAATATCTTTTCTGTGGTCcatcattttgttttattttacttactATTTATTAATGAACATTAAGCAACAATTCTATTCACCTAACTGCTTATAAAGTATCAATTATATTCAATGTATTACCTAACAAAAATCCTAATTGGAAGTACTTATCCTGTTTCTAAGCCAAAACGAAGCCCATATGAGGCTTAATCTTACCCTTTTTGGATAGCTTGTTAATGGCCTTAAACATTACCAGTTCAAACAATTCACAAgtgagatattaaaataaaaaataatcatccTCTTTTAATTCACTTGCAACAATTTCTTTTACTATAACTCAGGCTTCATACTAGACCAAACAAATTGATTTAAACCTATATGCAATAAATGACTACATTACTACTCGAACAGATAATGTTTTTAatacctttattttcttttaaatcttaAACTTCTTTTGTGTTTTATCTCCAACTTTTTAGAGTTCTTTTCAAGGTTCCTATGGAGTATAGactgtataaaaaattaaataaatttctttttataatgtCTAACCTATTCTACTTGTCTTGCAGGTTCTctgtgttaacattaatggatgataattaataatggttgccattaacattaatgggagacaatcaataatgacaaccaccaactttggaaaagtggcaagggataattttttttagtccttaagataatgggctatttattgtttggtccttgaacctcaactataaataggccttctcatttctcatttcaattcatcccaaccaatctttctctcttagttttctctcttctcccatttgagaattcttaaggaattctatttgtttgtaatattttggagatagtaaagttatcatctggttttagtagcccgaggacgtaggtataatttaccgaacctcatTAAAACTCTTGtattctttttgtcctatttttctttcaatatttgagggtataatagtagtatttaattgtgctattaaattacgttagaaggaatattctgactaaggaaagacttggtatttaagagatccttgtgatccacctctcttcactgggaattgaactttgtgtgattttttagtacaataatttacacacttccgaccctattggatcAACACTCTGAAGGGTCAAAGATCATAGTGAAAGAACATTATATTATGCAACCAAAGACCTCAATTGCAGGAAGACTATTATCGAATATTCCccagaaaaatattattatttgctttatttatctttttgtatttttctttgaCCTTGTCTAGTTagattaaatgttaaatatattttattgatatttatattatatttaagcttTTTATTAAATTGGTGTCACAAGTTATTTGAGCACAAATGCAGATGAGAAATGATTAAAATactcttttatatataaattatattatattactatgatagtaattttatcttttatatatttttatgtaaaatcatTTGACTTTAAGATTCCAATCAAAGCTTGActatacttttaataaatatatttattacataaaatttttattctcAAATTGTGGCTGTAAAATaacctaatataatttattttgtttactaaatattattaatttcaaacgGATTGCAAGTTACAATTAAAAGATTAAGCAGTAAATAATCGAACGGCATATATGAAAATTACAAACAAAGCTGTTACACGATCGAGAAACAGACCTGGTTAATCGGTGAAAAACCAATCCAATTGAAAATCCCGTAGATCTTGCAAATCAACTAACATTAACAAAACTTCAATAAATTAATAATGTGTATATTTAATGATCAAAATAACACCAATGttaccttaaaaaaaaaccaatgtTATAAACGGATATTGAAAAGGTTCTCCTTAAATTCAAGAAGCAAACGTGCAGTAAATAGCAATGCAAGGAAGATAAAGTATCTGACCTGATTATGGATATGAGGGTCTTCCACCATTTTTAGAGCAAACGGTTCCATTTTCCATTTCAAAGAATGAAACTGTTCTCTCTTTACGATGAATTTCGGGAGAAACGAAAGAATGGCAAGAAAACAATATGAAAGGGGAActgttttttactttttattttttttatgaagaaACGGGAACTGAAATTCGAATGAACGCGAAACTTTGCGCGGGGACGAAACGCGGGCATAGAATGTGGGCTCAACTCTATCCGGGTCGGGCTTAAACACGAtggttttttcatttttttgggcCGGCCtggattaaatttaaataatacaaaaatattgTTGTTTAAAACTAAATTATTAAGGGTGtgtttgtttggtgaaaaatgtttTCTAGAAAACATTCTCATTCATTTCCAGTGTTTGTTTTGTGGAAAATGATTTCCATGATTTCCATAggaaaacattttacaaacaCGGGTAAAATCCAAagcaaaattttggaaattgtctTACCGATTTCTaatccgtaagacattttccctttctcctttctcttctaaGCAAATTTTCTTCCACATCCTCTGCCTCCTCATCTCCGTTCACCACCTCACCTCACCTCACCATCTCCGTCTGTCATCTCCGTCGACCGTCAGCCTTACTTGTATTTTgaagaaaccctaaaaaaattaGCAGCCACAGTCAAGAAAAGAAGACCCAGAAGCAGTGGTTCTCTCTCTGTCATCAACAGGTATTTTTTctgtttaattcttttaaaaattcaaattgttTGTTGAAGCTTCCATTGTTGAAGGTTCCAGAAAACattttttctgtttaattttcACTGATTTGATTGGTGGATCGGGTCTGGTTCCAAAAAACAAATTCTTAGCCTGGTAACAACCCATGATTGATGACAGTTTTTATCGCTGCATCTAGAG is part of the Gossypium hirsutum isolate 1008001.06 chromosome D11, Gossypium_hirsutum_v2.1, whole genome shotgun sequence genome and encodes:
- the LOC107913079 gene encoding protein RADIALIS-like 3 is translated as MASHSLSSSRSSNSSWTPKQNKMFEKALAKYDQDTPDRWINIAKAVGGKSAEEVKQHYEILVRDVKEIESGRYPYPYPSGSSN